One Danio rerio strain Tuebingen ecotype United States chromosome 13, GRCz12tu, whole genome shotgun sequence DNA window includes the following coding sequences:
- the klhl31 gene encoding kelch-like protein 31 — translation MAPKKNKAAKKSKADINEMTIMVEDSPSNKINGLNTLLEGGNGFSCISTEVTDPVYAPNLLEGLGHMRQDSFLCDLTVATKSKSFDVHKVVMASCSEYIQNMLRKDPSLKKIELSDLSPVGLATVITYAYSGKLTLSLYTIGSTISAALLLQIHTLVKMCSDFLMRETSVENCMYVVNIADTYNLKETKEAAQKFMRENFIEFSEMEQFLKLTYEQINEFLTDDSLQLPSELTAFQIAVKWLDFDEKRLKYAPDLLSNIRFGTITPQDLVSHVQNVPRMMQDAECHRLLVDAMNYHLLPFQQNILQSRRTKVRGGLRVLLTVGGRPALTEKSLSKDILYRDEDNVWNKLTEMPAKSFNQCVAVLDGFLYVAGGEDQNDARNQAKHAVSNFSRYDPRFNTWIHLANMIQKRTHFSLNTFNGLLFAVGGRNSDGCQASVECYVPSSNQWQMKAPMEVPRCCHASSVIDGKILVSGGYINNAYSRAVCSYDPSTDSWQDKNSLSSPRGWHCSVTVGDRAYVLGGSQLGGRGERVDVLPVECYNPHSGQWSYVAPLLTGVSTAGAATLNNKIYLLGGWNEIEKKYKKCIQVYNPDLNEWTEDDELPEATVGISCCVVTIPTRKTRESRASSVSSAPVSI, via the exons CTCCTGGAGGGTCTGGGCCACATGAGGCAGGACAGCTTCCTCTGTGACCTCACGGTAGCAACCAAATCCAAGTCCTTCGACGTTCACAAAGTAGTGATGGCATCCTGCAGCGAGTACATCCAAAACATGCTCCGGAAGGATCCGTCTCTAAAGAAGATTGAGCTCAGTGATTTATCCCCAGTTGGTTTGGCTACAGTCATCACTTATGCCTATTCTGGAAAACTGACCCTGTCTCTATACACCATCGGCAGCACTATATCTGCAGCCTTGCTCCTCCAGATCCACACTTTGGTGAAAATGTGTAGTGATTTCTTAATGCGTGAGACTAGCGTGGAGAATTGCATGTATGTGGTCAACATTGCCGACACGTACAATCTAAAAGAGACGAAGGAAGCTGCTCAGAAGTTCATGCGGGAGAACTTCATTGAGTTCTCCGAGATGGAGCAGTTCCTCAAACTCACCTACGAGCAAATTAACGAGTTCCTCACAGACGACTCACTTCAGTTGCCTTCAGAGCTCACGGCTTTCCAGATCGCAGTCAAGTGGTTGGATTTTGATGAAAAGAGGTTGAAGTACGCTCCTGATCTGCTGTCCAACATCCGTTTTGGCACCATCACCCCCCAGGATCTTGTTAGTCACGTGCAGAACGTTCCCAGGATGATGCAGGATGCCGAGTGCCACCGTTTGCTGGTCGACGCCATGAATTACCACCTGCTGCCGTTCCAGCAGAACATCCTTCAATCCCGGAGGACCAAAGTTCGTGGAGGTCTCCGAGTTCTGCTTACTGTTGGCGGACGGCCTGCGCTGACCGAAAAGTCTCTCAGCAAGGACATTCTCTACAGGGACGAGGATAATGTCTGGAACAAGCTGACGGAGATGCCTGCTAAGAGCTTCAATCAGTGTGTGGCCGTTTTGGACGGTTTCCTTTACGTGGCTGGAGGAGAAGACCAGAATGATGCAAGAAACCAGGCAAAGCATGCAGTCAGCAATTTCAGCAG ATACGACCCCCGATTCAACACGTGGATCCACCTAGCCAACATGATTCAGAAGCGTACTCATTTCAGCCTCAACACCTTCAATGGTCTGCTCTTCGCCGTCGGGGGCCGTAATTCTGATGGCTGCCAGGCGTCTGTCGAGTGCTACGTCCCATCCTCAAACCAGTGGCAAATGAAAGCCCCAATGGAAGTCCCTAGATGCTGCCATGCCAGCTCAGTTATCGATGGCAAGATCTTGGTTAGCGGTGGTTACATAAACAACGCCTACTCTCGAGCCGTCTGTTCCTACGACCCATCCACTGATAGCTGGCAGGATAAAAACAGCCTGAGCAGCCCGAGAGGATGGCACTGTTCGGTGACCGTCGGAGATCGTGCTTACGTGCTCGGCGGCAGTCAACTGGGCGGACGTGGAGAGAGAGTAGACGTCTTGCCTGTTGAATGCTATAACCCTCACTCTGGCCAGTGGAGCTACGTTGCCCCCTTGCTGACGGGAGTGAGCACTGCAGGCGCTGCCACCTTGAATAACAAGATCTACCTCTTGGGCGGCTGGAATGAGATTGAGAAGAAGTACAAGAAATGCATTCAGGTTTATAATCCTGATCTTAACGAATGGACTGAAGATGACGAATTGCCAGAGGCTACGGTTGGTATCTCGTGTTGTGTCGTCACCATCCCCACACGCAAAACACGAGAGTCGAGGGCCAGCTCGGTGTCATCCGCACCAGTTAGTATataa